A region of Oceanicoccus sp. KOV_DT_Chl DNA encodes the following proteins:
- a CDS encoding amidohydrolase family protein, whose translation MSEDYQAIDAVVNIWTTEALSHRPGWTDGFFVDKMKGKNDSGGISLEVMLEKMDEAGISIGFLVAAKSGRPGLPGSYHMPPEVVADAVQKYPDRFRGLIGIDPFQGMTGVRAMEDAVKNMGFIGAHLYPHWYELPPNAAKYYPYYAKCIELDIPVQMQVGQSMIYAPEQPCRSVGRPIYLDDIACDLPELKLVGSHVGIPWTEEMIAMSWKHKNVYLCTDAHSPKYWPESLVKYINSYGQDKVIFGSDFPILQFKRTIDEIDAFGLKPQVRKKFMNENVKKLYKL comes from the coding sequence ATGAGCGAAGATTATCAAGCAATTGATGCAGTAGTGAACATCTGGACGACTGAGGCGTTGTCACATCGCCCTGGTTGGACTGACGGTTTTTTTGTCGACAAGATGAAAGGCAAAAATGACAGTGGCGGTATTTCACTGGAAGTCATGCTGGAAAAAATGGATGAAGCCGGTATCAGTATCGGTTTTTTAGTAGCAGCCAAAAGTGGTCGTCCTGGCTTGCCAGGTTCTTACCATATGCCGCCAGAAGTGGTTGCAGATGCAGTGCAAAAATACCCGGATCGTTTTCGTGGTTTGATCGGCATAGATCCGTTTCAGGGTATGACTGGTGTGCGGGCAATGGAAGATGCGGTTAAAAATATGGGTTTTATCGGCGCGCATTTATATCCGCACTGGTATGAGTTACCCCCTAATGCTGCCAAGTACTACCCCTACTATGCCAAGTGTATCGAGCTCGATATTCCGGTGCAGATGCAAGTTGGGCAATCAATGATTTATGCGCCAGAGCAGCCTTGTCGCAGTGTCGGTCGCCCTATCTATCTGGATGATATTGCCTGTGATTTGCCAGAGTTAAAACTGGTCGGCTCGCATGTGGGTATTCCCTGGACTGAAGAAATGATCGCGATGTCCTGGAAGCATAAAAATGTGTATTTATGTACGGATGCTCACAGCCCCAAGTACTGGCCCGAATCGCTGGTGAAATACATTAATTCTTATGGTCAGGACAAAGTAATTTTTGGATCGGATTTTCCAATACTGCAATTCAAACGCACCATTGATGAAATTGATGCATTTGGTTTGAAACCGCAGGTACGTAAAAAATTCATGAACGAAAACGTGAAAAAATTATATAAGTTATAG
- the leuD gene encoding 3-isopropylmalate dehydratase small subunit produces MEKFTVHTGIAAPLLRNNIDTDAIIPSREMKLVSKQGLGQGLFAGWRYTLPGGRDCNPDFILNQTDYANTSILLAGDNFGCGSSREHAVWALKEYGIRAIIAPSFGAIFHQNCIRNGILPISLEEQQIHQLADFVSRAPQHNKLVIDLTQQTVTTSTGTSCNFYLEDSHRDMLLQGLDAIALTLSMSDAIEAFEQRDLQQRSWVYLS; encoded by the coding sequence ATGGAAAAATTTACTGTACACACCGGCATCGCCGCTCCACTGTTGCGCAATAACATCGATACAGACGCCATCATTCCATCCCGTGAAATGAAACTGGTTTCAAAGCAGGGGCTTGGTCAGGGCCTATTTGCAGGTTGGCGCTATACCCTGCCAGGTGGCCGCGATTGCAACCCGGACTTTATTCTGAATCAAACGGATTATGCCAATACCAGCATCCTGTTAGCAGGTGATAATTTTGGCTGCGGCTCATCCAGAGAACATGCGGTTTGGGCGCTAAAAGAATACGGGATTCGTGCCATTATCGCCCCAAGCTTCGGCGCTATTTTCCATCAAAACTGTATTCGTAACGGTATTCTGCCCATCAGCTTAGAAGAACAGCAAATTCACCAGCTAGCCGATTTTGTTAGCCGCGCTCCGCAACACAACAAACTCGTCATTGATTTAACCCAGCAAACCGTCACTACCAGCACCGGCACTAGCTGCAATTTTTATTTGGAAGACTCGCACCGTGACATGCTGCTGCAAGGACTGGATGCGATCGCCCTCACTCTGTCGATGAGCGATGCCATTGAGGCCTTTGAACAGCGCGACCTACAGCAAAGAAGCTGGGTCTACCTAAGCTAA
- a CDS encoding 2Fe-2S iron-sulfur cluster-binding protein, with protein MAVLNVIDRDGNEAVIESDTGYSIMDVLQANGQDVAAICGGVASCATCHVYVSPEVMATLPPLEGDEQVLVEESEYYKEGQSRLSCQIQFTEALDGIQVILAPED; from the coding sequence ATGGCAGTTTTGAATGTGATTGATCGTGACGGCAATGAGGCCGTTATTGAGTCTGATACCGGATACAGCATTATGGATGTATTGCAGGCTAACGGTCAGGATGTGGCGGCAATCTGTGGTGGTGTTGCCTCTTGTGCTACCTGTCATGTTTATGTTTCGCCAGAGGTGATGGCCACGCTGCCGCCTTTAGAGGGTGATGAGCAGGTACTGGTTGAAGAAAGTGAATACTATAAAGAAGGGCAGTCGCGATTGAGTTGTCAGATTCAGTTTACCGAGGCGCTTGATGGGATTCAGGTGATTCTGGCGCCGGAAGATTAA
- a CDS encoding DUF4437 domain-containing protein, with product MARPHIEPFCDRDVHWKNMTLPGMGKGFSYKMLSMDNETGACSMTVQLEGGYKRAPGFSWSEYEMLIIEGSFTLAGKRYGKGHYFYVPAGYSVGALATEQGAKVLMMYNTSAPSHIESDTHHALAQVGLYHDISSYDDIPWVSGGVTSPTVATGCLVKVLNFNPNTHALTFLYCMTPNFSQDNISYHDCAEESYHIWVPAG from the coding sequence ATGGCACGTCCACATATTGAACCGTTTTGCGATCGTGATGTTCATTGGAAAAACATGACATTACCGGGTATGGGTAAAGGTTTTAGTTACAAAATGCTGAGCATGGATAACGAAACTGGCGCCTGTTCAATGACAGTACAACTGGAGGGTGGATATAAACGTGCGCCTGGTTTCAGTTGGTCAGAATATGAAATGCTAATCATCGAGGGTTCATTCACTCTGGCTGGCAAGCGCTATGGTAAAGGCCATTATTTTTATGTGCCTGCTGGTTATTCTGTCGGTGCGTTAGCCACTGAACAGGGTGCAAAAGTATTAATGATGTATAACACTAGTGCACCTAGCCACATTGAGAGCGATACCCATCACGCGTTGGCGCAGGTAGGTTTGTATCATGATATTAGTTCTTATGATGATATTCCCTGGGTGTCTGGTGGTGTAACCAGTCCAACCGTTGCTACCGGTTGTTTGGTTAAGGTATTGAACTTTAACCCCAATACACATGCACTAACCTTCTTATACTGTATGACCCCTAACTTCAGTCAGGATAATATTTCTTATCACGATTGTGCTGAAGAGTCGTATCACATTTGGGTACCAGCTGGATGA
- a CDS encoding CaiB/BaiF CoA-transferase family protein: MASPLDGIKVIEMTSVVLGPYACQMLGDLGADVIKVEPIDGDTNRNLGPHRNDAKMGSMFLGCNRNKRSIALDLKSDDGKAALRELLKGADVMVHNFRPQAIDRLGFSYEAVKEISADIVYCGAYGYAKEGPYGEKGALDDSIQAASGVAMLQSMVEGEPRYLPTIVADKTTAMMVVQSVLAALFHRERSGEGQAIEVPMFETMASYIMTEHLWGLSFEPPIGEAGYVRLMAKHRRPYKTKDGLYLAVLPYWDNHWNTFCELAGRPELAADPRFLTMGLRLQNINESYKATGEIIATRSRKEWLDLLGETKVPMMVVNTLNGLVEDEHLVATGFWQEFDHPSEGRIRMSKPPMNFSKTPAEIRVLPPLLGQNSVEVLLEAGVDQTKIDAMLAAGTLKKPA, from the coding sequence ATGGCATCGCCTTTAGACGGTATTAAAGTAATTGAAATGACCAGCGTGGTACTGGGCCCTTATGCTTGCCAGATGCTGGGCGATCTAGGCGCAGACGTCATAAAAGTTGAACCCATAGATGGGGATACCAATCGTAACCTTGGCCCTCATCGCAACGATGCAAAAATGGGCTCTATGTTTTTGGGTTGTAATCGTAATAAGCGCAGTATTGCGCTGGATTTAAAATCGGATGATGGCAAGGCTGCGTTGCGTGAACTGCTTAAGGGCGCCGATGTTATGGTGCATAACTTTCGCCCGCAAGCGATCGATCGTTTGGGGTTCTCCTACGAAGCAGTGAAAGAAATTTCAGCGGATATCGTGTACTGCGGTGCTTATGGTTATGCCAAAGAGGGTCCTTATGGTGAAAAAGGCGCTTTGGACGATTCTATCCAGGCCGCCTCAGGTGTTGCCATGTTGCAAAGTATGGTGGAAGGTGAACCGCGTTATTTGCCAACGATTGTGGCGGATAAAACGACGGCGATGATGGTAGTGCAATCGGTATTGGCTGCACTGTTTCATCGTGAGCGTAGCGGCGAAGGGCAAGCAATAGAGGTGCCAATGTTTGAAACCATGGCCTCTTATATTATGACTGAACATCTATGGGGTTTGAGTTTTGAACCGCCAATTGGTGAGGCTGGTTATGTGCGTTTGATGGCGAAGCATCGTCGCCCTTACAAAACCAAAGACGGTTTATATCTGGCTGTGTTGCCGTATTGGGATAACCATTGGAATACGTTTTGTGAGTTGGCTGGGCGACCTGAGTTGGCAGCAGATCCGCGCTTTTTGACTATGGGTCTACGTTTGCAAAACATCAACGAATCTTACAAGGCAACGGGTGAAATTATCGCTACCCGTAGCCGTAAAGAATGGCTCGATTTACTGGGTGAAACCAAAGTGCCAATGATGGTGGTGAACACGCTGAATGGTTTGGTTGAAGATGAGCATTTGGTGGCTACGGGTTTTTGGCAAGAGTTTGATCACCCCAGTGAAGGCAGAATCCGGATGTCCAAACCGCCGATGAATTTTTCCAAAACCCCGGCAGAAATTCGCGTGTTGCCGCCGTTGCTGGGTCAAAATAGTGTAGAGGTATTGTTAGAAGCCGGTGTCGATCAAACTAAGATTGATGCCATGTTAGCTGCGGGCACGTTAAAAAAACCTGCTTAA
- a CDS encoding TonB-dependent receptor, whose protein sequence is MNKPKVTLRRSGLATAIALASLTTGSQSFAQQPNLFVEEILVTARKQTESLQDVPISLTAFSASDIETQAIETTEDVIKLTPGLTFTRGIGSQDLRPDIRGLTPLSGRANVAILVDGVDFTSDSLVGTGAGQLVSLGLYDLDRIEVVRGPQSALFGRNAFGGAINYITKKPSSTFEGNVNAEVAEWDTYKVKVGVTGPITDNILYRVNVAHSETGGQYSNPETGNNLGEEETQSISATLQFLPTDDLEILTRLDYADLDNGHVAVGVAEANACFTRNGTERVQVITEGVDVRNCDAAAATVGETDAGSRYAGTVSDFKESYIGLSDTSKMGTETELLQWTTLINYEISDDLTFSSNTAYTDMEGTDKFDLDQSPTVTSVGDCPPLPFGAPDSCSNQGLPFFQLSPLVVFPWVNEDNPFNYRSDRDYEREVIFQDFRLSFDAGDDLRWLVGVEYYDEK, encoded by the coding sequence ATGAACAAACCCAAAGTCACATTACGGCGCTCCGGGCTAGCCACCGCTATTGCCTTGGCCTCGCTAACCACAGGCAGCCAAAGTTTTGCCCAACAGCCGAACTTGTTTGTTGAAGAAATACTGGTAACTGCTCGTAAGCAAACTGAAAGTTTGCAAGATGTACCCATTTCTCTGACCGCGTTTAGCGCCAGCGACATTGAGACACAAGCCATTGAAACAACCGAAGATGTTATTAAATTAACCCCGGGGTTAACATTCACTCGGGGTATCGGCAGCCAGGATTTACGCCCGGATATTCGAGGCCTAACCCCGCTATCAGGGCGAGCTAATGTCGCGATACTTGTCGATGGCGTCGACTTCACCTCGGATTCATTAGTAGGTACGGGTGCTGGTCAGCTAGTGTCATTAGGACTTTACGATCTAGACCGCATTGAAGTTGTTAGAGGACCGCAAAGCGCACTGTTCGGTCGAAACGCATTTGGTGGCGCTATCAACTACATCACCAAAAAGCCATCATCTACTTTTGAAGGCAACGTTAACGCCGAAGTTGCTGAATGGGATACTTACAAAGTAAAAGTTGGCGTCACAGGCCCCATCACAGACAACATATTATACCGGGTCAATGTTGCACACTCCGAAACCGGTGGCCAATACTCCAACCCTGAAACAGGTAATAATCTGGGTGAAGAAGAAACCCAATCGATCTCTGCAACACTACAATTTTTGCCCACGGATGATTTGGAAATATTAACCCGGCTTGACTACGCCGATCTCGACAATGGCCATGTAGCTGTTGGCGTGGCTGAAGCCAACGCCTGTTTCACTCGCAATGGCACAGAGCGTGTACAAGTCATCACAGAAGGTGTAGATGTAAGAAATTGTGATGCAGCGGCGGCAACGGTAGGCGAAACGGATGCAGGATCTCGCTATGCTGGCACCGTTTCTGATTTCAAAGAGTCCTATATCGGGCTATCCGACACCAGCAAGATGGGTACCGAAACCGAGTTATTGCAGTGGACTACTTTGATCAACTATGAAATCTCCGACGACCTTACCTTCAGCTCGAACACAGCCTATACCGACATGGAAGGCACCGATAAATTTGACCTCGATCAATCACCAACAGTCACTTCTGTAGGCGATTGCCCTCCTCTACCATTCGGCGCTCCAGACTCATGCAGCAATCAAGGTCTACCATTCTTTCAGCTAAGTCCATTGGTTGTATTCCCTTGGGTTAATGAAGATAACCCCTTTAATTACCGCTCAGACCGGGATTACGAACGCGAAGTTATCTTTCAGGACTTCCGTTTAAGCTTTGATGCTGGCGATGACCTTCGCTGGTTGGTAGGCGTAGAATACTATGATGAAAAATAA
- a CDS encoding aromatic ring-hydroxylating dioxygenase subunit alpha, which produces MAESADVPADAPHRVTFLKQNFVIYRDEEGNAHCLHDVCSHRGGSLSKGKVRGNNVECPYHGWQFNGEGKCEYIPSLGRDNQKIPARTKIDSYPVHEEHGVIWAFLGDLPEEERPPLLRPHNNPNGQDYTDEKWRWVTQTWGLKSNYERNVENGVDPAHNEFVHERHGFKGASLETYKVQEYDLVTHDWGAGFMLTFQAPPSTHEAAHAGETSRTEAGDLEAGAGHSGPNNVWTYIHITPTNWMHQYLYETPIDQFNTKAFNVSMCNFLPEDVADDDDIRDMNGVIAEDDVIVLEEIQPPLTPDNMTSEVMMPADKMIISYRKQLKEWDAKGWRIDADQIDRDKHTKVYAIPSPARRTEKGWVFDPVPLMPAK; this is translated from the coding sequence ATGGCTGAAAGCGCCGATGTGCCAGCGGATGCTCCCCATCGCGTCACTTTTTTAAAGCAAAACTTCGTGATTTATCGTGATGAAGAGGGTAATGCCCATTGTTTGCATGATGTTTGCTCCCACCGCGGTGGTTCTTTGTCGAAGGGCAAAGTGAGAGGCAACAATGTTGAATGCCCTTATCATGGCTGGCAATTTAATGGTGAAGGGAAGTGTGAATATATTCCCTCTCTTGGCAGGGATAACCAGAAAATTCCAGCGCGTACTAAAATAGATTCCTATCCTGTTCATGAGGAGCATGGTGTGATTTGGGCTTTTCTGGGTGATTTGCCGGAAGAGGAGCGCCCACCGTTATTACGTCCACACAATAACCCTAATGGTCAGGACTATACTGATGAAAAATGGCGCTGGGTTACCCAGACCTGGGGATTGAAATCAAACTATGAGCGCAATGTCGAAAACGGTGTTGACCCTGCCCATAACGAGTTTGTGCATGAACGTCATGGCTTCAAAGGCGCCAGTTTGGAAACCTATAAAGTGCAAGAGTACGATTTGGTGACGCATGATTGGGGTGCTGGTTTTATGCTGACTTTTCAGGCGCCACCTAGTACCCATGAGGCTGCCCATGCAGGTGAAACCTCTCGTACTGAGGCTGGTGATTTGGAAGCAGGCGCTGGTCACAGTGGTCCTAATAATGTGTGGACCTATATTCACATTACGCCGACTAATTGGATGCACCAGTATTTATACGAAACGCCGATTGATCAATTCAACACTAAAGCGTTCAATGTCAGCATGTGTAACTTCCTGCCAGAGGATGTTGCTGACGACGATGACATTCGTGATATGAACGGTGTTATCGCCGAAGATGATGTGATCGTGCTGGAAGAAATTCAGCCGCCATTAACACCAGACAATATGACCTCTGAAGTGATGATGCCGGCGGATAAAATGATTATTTCCTACCGTAAGCAATTAAAGGAGTGGGATGCAAAAGGTTGGCGTATTGATGCGGATCAAATCGATCGTGATAAGCATACAAAGGTCTATGCCATTCCGTCGCCAGCGCGCCGTACTGAAAAAGGCTGGGTGTTTGATCCAGTACCATTAATGCCGGCAAAATAA
- a CDS encoding hydroxymethylglutaryl-CoA lyase, whose amino-acid sequence MADKVFINDVGPRDGLQNQAKILTPGERLQLIDALVAAKIPAVEVGSFVNPKAVPAMAGTDEIVAGLKPGSTYFSALVANIKGYEQARAAGVKAVNLPIAASNTMNEKNIRKRNDEAVAMTAEIIAAGKADGIDSIPYVATAWECPFEGIVDEQVVIDITAKFFAAGATKVIMADTIGAANPAQVKSLFEKLIAEFGADKLGAHFHDTRGFGVADTYAALAAGIRTFDASIGGLGGCPFAPGATGNVATEDIVVLFEQMGFDTGVDMNALIAASDLAKELTGNCAGGHSLKWLKRQQEKGSL is encoded by the coding sequence ATGGCAGATAAAGTTTTTATCAATGATGTAGGCCCCAGAGATGGATTGCAGAATCAAGCAAAAATCCTTACGCCTGGCGAGCGCTTGCAATTAATTGATGCGTTGGTGGCAGCAAAAATTCCAGCAGTGGAAGTCGGTAGTTTTGTAAACCCCAAGGCGGTTCCGGCAATGGCGGGTACCGATGAAATCGTGGCTGGTCTAAAACCTGGTAGCACTTATTTCTCGGCCTTGGTGGCGAATATTAAAGGTTATGAACAAGCAAGAGCTGCTGGTGTTAAAGCGGTTAACTTGCCTATAGCTGCCAGCAATACCATGAATGAAAAAAATATTCGCAAGCGCAATGATGAGGCGGTAGCAATGACCGCTGAAATCATTGCTGCAGGTAAAGCGGATGGTATTGATTCTATTCCTTACGTGGCTACCGCATGGGAATGTCCATTTGAAGGTATTGTTGATGAGCAGGTAGTTATCGATATTACCGCCAAGTTTTTTGCCGCTGGCGCAACAAAAGTGATTATGGCGGACACTATCGGTGCGGCTAACCCAGCCCAGGTAAAATCTTTATTTGAAAAATTAATTGCCGAGTTTGGTGCTGACAAGCTAGGTGCGCATTTTCATGATACTCGCGGGTTTGGTGTGGCGGATACATATGCGGCATTAGCGGCGGGCATTCGCACTTTTGATGCTTCTATTGGTGGTCTCGGTGGTTGTCCTTTTGCGCCGGGTGCAACGGGTAATGTTGCCACAGAGGATATTGTTGTATTGTTTGAACAGATGGGCTTTGATACCGGCGTTGATATGAATGCGCTAATCGCAGCATCAGATTTAGCCAAAGAGTTAACGGGTAATTGCGCTGGTGGTCATTCTTTGAAGTGGCTAAAGCGCCAACAAGAAAAGGGGAGTCTGTAA
- a CDS encoding sulfite exporter TauE/SafE family protein, protein MFTAEINVLIVSAATIAFVHTLMGPDHYLPFVSMGVARRWTVKKMLAVTALCGFGHILGSIALGFLGVALQWQLGSLEWLESVRGDVAAWCLIAFGLVYFAWGIRNAYRNKPHTHVHSHGGEVHVHEHTHHHAHAHVHDQKSKALASSDAAVNKLGPWAIFVIFVLGPCEPLIPLLMYPAAKENTLGLIAVTAVFGVVTMLTMMLAVFVSATGLKKIRIPALERFGHAMAGATIFGCGSSIAFLGL, encoded by the coding sequence ATGTTTACAGCCGAAATAAATGTACTGATCGTCAGTGCAGCCACGATTGCTTTTGTGCATACCTTAATGGGGCCGGATCATTATTTACCCTTCGTCTCGATGGGTGTGGCCAGACGTTGGACGGTAAAAAAAATGTTAGCTGTTACTGCTTTGTGTGGCTTTGGTCATATTCTTGGCTCCATTGCTTTGGGGTTTTTAGGTGTGGCATTGCAGTGGCAGTTGGGTTCATTGGAGTGGCTTGAGTCGGTGCGCGGTGATGTGGCTGCCTGGTGTTTGATTGCATTTGGTTTGGTGTATTTCGCCTGGGGGATACGCAATGCATATCGCAATAAACCCCATACGCATGTGCACAGTCACGGTGGTGAAGTGCATGTGCATGAGCATACCCACCATCACGCCCATGCCCATGTTCATGATCAAAAAAGCAAAGCGTTAGCGAGTAGTGATGCCGCTGTGAACAAGTTGGGTCCTTGGGCAATTTTTGTCATTTTTGTTTTGGGCCCTTGTGAACCATTGATTCCGTTATTGATGTATCCCGCAGCCAAAGAAAACACCTTGGGTTTGATAGCGGTGACGGCGGTGTTTGGTGTGGTAACCATGTTAACTATGATGCTGGCTGTATTTGTCAGTGCCACCGGTTTGAAAAAAATTCGCATTCCAGCGTTGGAGCGTTTTGGTCATGCCATGGCTGGAGCGACCATTTTTGGTTGCGGTTCCTCTATTGCCTTTTTGGGTTTGTGA
- a CDS encoding CaiB/BaiF CoA-transferase family protein, whose product MNKPLEGIRIIDLTHMLSGPYGAMILSDLGADTIKVEPLHGEGTRKLLATDPNNSIDGMGAYFITLNRNKRTTCMDLKSEQGLALFYDLVKESDVVISNFGAGVPAKLKIDYAHLAKINPKIITCTISGFGSEGPGASRPAFDQVAQAYGGGMSITGEDAKHPMRAGIPIGDLGGGMFAVMGIQSALLERERSGKGQHVDISMVDVQISLLNYMATMHFLSGEDPFPIGNSHFVHVPYNTYPTQNGHLVIAVITDNFWQNLKQVVNYDGFDKPEFDGQPGRLAAKDYIDGKLNEIFATNTTEFWLAQLNEKRIPAAPVNKFSQALSDEQVLHRNMVVELGHPSGKSTKGPGNPIKFSRTSEESFTPAPLLAQDTDTILTEVMGKSSEEIAALKALGVIK is encoded by the coding sequence ATGAATAAACCACTAGAAGGCATCCGCATTATTGACCTTACCCATATGTTGTCAGGTCCCTATGGAGCCATGATTCTTTCCGACTTGGGCGCAGATACGATTAAAGTTGAGCCGCTGCATGGAGAGGGAACACGTAAACTACTCGCTACTGACCCCAATAACTCCATTGATGGCATGGGTGCGTATTTTATTACGCTCAATCGTAATAAGCGCACGACCTGTATGGATCTAAAGTCCGAGCAGGGGTTGGCGTTGTTTTATGATTTGGTGAAAGAATCCGATGTGGTTATTTCAAATTTTGGTGCCGGTGTACCGGCTAAATTGAAAATCGATTACGCTCATCTTGCCAAAATCAACCCGAAGATTATTACCTGTACTATTTCCGGTTTTGGTTCTGAGGGCCCTGGCGCTAGTCGTCCCGCATTTGATCAGGTAGCGCAAGCCTATGGTGGCGGTATGTCTATCACTGGTGAGGATGCCAAGCACCCGATGCGTGCCGGTATTCCGATTGGTGACTTGGGTGGTGGCATGTTTGCGGTGATGGGTATCCAGTCTGCGCTGCTAGAGCGGGAGCGTTCTGGTAAAGGCCAGCACGTTGATATATCCATGGTTGATGTGCAGATCTCATTGTTGAACTATATGGCTACCATGCACTTTTTGTCAGGTGAAGATCCGTTTCCGATTGGCAATAGCCATTTTGTGCACGTGCCGTATAACACCTATCCAACCCAAAACGGTCACTTGGTCATTGCTGTCATTACCGATAATTTTTGGCAAAACCTAAAGCAAGTGGTTAACTACGATGGTTTTGATAAGCCTGAGTTTGATGGTCAGCCTGGACGTCTGGCAGCAAAAGATTATATCGATGGCAAGTTGAATGAAATTTTTGCTACCAACACCACTGAGTTTTGGCTGGCGCAATTAAATGAAAAACGTATTCCTGCGGCACCGGTAAATAAATTTTCCCAAGCCTTGAGCGATGAGCAAGTATTGCACCGCAATATGGTTGTGGAATTAGGTCATCCCAGTGGCAAAAGTACTAAAGGCCCGGGTAATCCGATTAAATTTTCACGTACCAGCGAAGAGAGTTTTACGCCGGCACCATTATTAGCACAGGATACCGATACTATTTTGACTGAGGTGATGGGTAAGTCGAGCGAAGAAATTGCTGCATTAAAAGCACTAGGCGTTATTAAATAA
- a CDS encoding TonB-dependent receptor → MTQFDYSTANGSNLNRGGTVTGNAGTGFAPNIQTITWDGTPFLAKREVESFGLYGSVDWMFVEDWEVSVSFRYQEETFDINYDNGVGSGMSPSIANPAIPTAHADGDFEAFNPRLVLTHYLTDSVMLYASYAQGTKPGGHSIQPDISSAVDADIDKLTYEQEELKSYEFGWKTSWYNDRIIVNGAVFLMENTDKQANNREYNTFSGTPQSYVDNLGETEIRGLELQVVMAVNEYWTSTVNYALIDTEIVDFLNQSAYGIPSSGLTPEEILADPDADQAGNELPYTPKHNLQLNNNFEFVINDQFDGFVQLDGRYMSERWLTTDNLSKIDDSIVWDIKAGIKAENYEVVAYVDNIENEDSPASAVTFPRFADNLRDQVLLNPRSKRTAGIRVKYNF, encoded by the coding sequence ATAACACAATTTGATTACTCAACCGCCAACGGTAGCAACCTCAATCGCGGCGGCACTGTAACAGGTAATGCTGGGACAGGATTTGCGCCAAACATTCAAACCATTACCTGGGATGGCACGCCTTTCCTCGCAAAACGTGAAGTTGAATCATTTGGGCTTTATGGTAGCGTTGACTGGATGTTTGTCGAAGACTGGGAAGTGTCTGTATCATTTCGCTATCAGGAAGAAACGTTTGATATTAACTATGATAACGGTGTTGGCTCAGGCATGTCTCCTAGCATAGCCAACCCTGCCATTCCCACGGCACATGCTGACGGCGACTTTGAAGCGTTTAACCCTAGACTCGTGCTCACACACTATCTCACCGATAGCGTCATGCTTTATGCGTCTTATGCTCAGGGTACCAAGCCTGGCGGCCATAGCATCCAACCTGATATTTCTTCTGCTGTAGACGCTGATATCGACAAGCTAACCTACGAACAGGAAGAGTTGAAATCTTATGAATTCGGCTGGAAAACCTCTTGGTATAACGATCGCATTATCGTAAACGGCGCCGTCTTCCTGATGGAAAACACCGACAAGCAAGCGAATAACCGTGAATACAATACGTTCTCCGGTACACCGCAATCCTACGTTGATAACTTAGGTGAAACGGAAATTCGAGGACTTGAACTGCAGGTGGTTATGGCTGTCAATGAGTACTGGACTTCTACGGTAAACTACGCGCTTATCGATACTGAAATCGTCGATTTCTTGAACCAAAGCGCCTATGGCATCCCCTCGTCTGGCCTCACTCCAGAGGAGATACTGGCAGACCCAGACGCCGATCAAGCTGGTAATGAATTGCCTTATACGCCCAAGCATAACTTGCAGTTGAATAATAACTTTGAATTTGTTATCAATGATCAATTCGATGGATTTGTTCAACTTGACGGTCGCTATATGTCAGAGCGCTGGTTAACAACCGACAATTTGAGCAAAATTGACGATTCAATTGTGTGGGACATTAAGGCGGGTATTAAAGCTGAAAACTACGAAGTAGTTGCTTATGTCGACAATATTGAGAATGAAGACTCGCCAGCCAGTGCGGTCACCTTCCCAAGATTTGCAGACAATTTGCGCGACCAGGTACTGTTAAACCCTCGCTCAAAACGCACAGCGGGTATCAGGGTAAAATACAACTTCTAA